From a single Aspergillus puulaauensis MK2 DNA, chromosome 2, nearly complete sequence genomic region:
- a CDS encoding GMC family oxidoreductase (CAZy:AA3;~COG:E;~EggNog:ENOG410PJ6X;~InterPro:IPR012132,IPR036188,IPR027424,IPR000172, IPR007867;~PFAM:PF00732,PF05199;~SECRETED:SignalP(1-17);~go_function: GO:0016614 - oxidoreductase activity, acting on CH-OH group of donors [Evidence IEA];~go_function: GO:0050660 - flavin adenine dinucleotide binding [Evidence IEA];~go_process: GO:0055114 - oxidation-reduction process [Evidence IEA]), with protein MLVSSFVFAALSLGVAASRPYDYIVVGGGTSGLVVANRLSELNNVTVAIIEAGGSVFNNSDVTDVLGYSLAFGSEVDWAYQTENQTYSGGLKQTIRAGKALGGTSTINGMSYTRAEDVQIDNWELVGNKGWNWKSLFPYYKKSEGFQVPTADQIAHGASYDANYHGTKGPLKVGWPTGMTNSSVFPVLNKTFEKLGVHYNRDSEGGQMVGFTVHPDTVDRENNVRDDAARAYYWPYKARSNLKVISNTTANKIIWADTDNGDAVAIGVEVTGAHGVQKIYASKEVVLSAGALRSPALLELSGVGNPDILRKYNIPVKVNLPTVGENLQDQTNNGLSWEGKETWTGLATFSALPSVNQIYGKNVTALASFVKANLASYAKAVSKASNGAVKESDLMTAFKLQYDLVFKSQVPYAEIVFSPSGQSFAAGFWPLLPFSRGNVHIKSANASQIPAINPNYFMFGQDAEAQVVVAQYIRKTFGTAPLSGIVGDEVSPGLDALPETASNSTWNKWVNANYRPNYHPVGTASMLPRENGGVVNTELKVYGTKNVRVVDASVLPFQLCGHLMSTLYAVAEKASDLIKESHTA; from the exons ATGCTAGTTTCCTCCTTTGTTTTTGCGGCACTCTCACTAGGGGTAGCGGCAAGCCGCCCATATGATTATATCGTTGTTGGCGGAGGTACCAGCGGATTGGTCGTTGCCAACAGACTTTCAGAACTGAACAATGTCACTGTGGCTATCATCGAAGCTGGCGGCTCTGTTTTCAACAACTCCGATGTCACTGATGTCTTGGGCTATAGTCTAGCCTTTGGAAGCGAGGTCGACTGGGCCTACCAGACCGAGAACCAGACATATTCCGGAGGCCTGAAGCAAACCATTCGCGCCGGAAAGGCCCTTGGTGGCACGAGTACTATCAACG GAATGTCCTACACCCGAGCCGAAGACGTGCAAATCGATAATTGGGAACTTGTTGGAAACAAGGgatggaactggaagagtCTTTTCCCATACTACAAGAAGTCGGAAGGGTTCCAGGTGCCCACTGCAGACCAAATTGCTCATGGTGCTAGTTATGACGCAAACTATCATGGCACGAAGGGGCCTCTGAAGGTCGGCTGGCCCACAGGAATGACCAATAGCAGTGTCTTTCCTGTTCTCAACAAGACCTTTGAGAAGCTGGGTGTCCATTACAACCGCGACTCGGAGGGAGGCCAGATGGTCGGATTCACGGTCCATCCTGACACCGTTGACAGAGAAAACAATGTCCGCGACGATGCTGCCAGAGCGTACTACTGGCCATATAAAGCTCGGTCTAATCTGAAAGTAATCTCCAACACCACTGCCAACAAGATCATCTGGGCAGACACCGACaatggtgatgctgttgctATCGGAGTTGAGGTCACCGGTGCTCATGGAGTGCAAAAAATCTATGCTTCCAAGGAGGTCGTCTTGTCAGCTGGAGCGTTGAGGTCACCAGCGCTTCTTGAGTTGTCCGGCGTTGGAAACCCGGACATTCTTCGCAAATATAATATCCCTGTGAAGGTGAACCTCCCCACTGTTGGTGAGAACTTGCAGGATCAGACGAACAATGGTCTCTCCTGGGAAGGTAAAGAGACTTGGACTGGCCTTGCGACATTCTCTGCTCTGCCCTCTGTCAACCAAATTTACGGTAAAAATGTCACTGCTTTGGCATCATTTGTCAAAGCCAACCTCGCCAGTTATGCGAAGGCCGTATCAAAGGCCTCGAACGGCGCAGTGAAAGAGTCCGATCTCATGACTGCGTTCAAGCTTCAATACGATCTGGTCTTTAAGTCGCAGGTCCCATATGCAGAAATCGTCTTCTCTCCTAGCGGTCAATCGTTTGCCGCGGGTTTCTGGCCTCTACTTCCTTTCTCGCGGGGTAATGTTCACATTAAATCTGCCAATGCCTCGCAGATCCCCGCTATTAACCCGAACTACTTCATGTTTGGGCAAGATGCTGAAGCTCAGGTCGTCGTGGCTCAGTATATTCGCAAGACCTTCGGTACTGCACCCCTCAGCGGTATTGTAGGAGACGAGGTTTCTCCAGGACTCGACGCTCTTCCTGAAACCGCATCAAACTCCACATGGAATAAATGGGTTAACGCAAACT ATCGCCCCAACTATCACCCAGTCGGCACTGCCAGCATGCTCCCGCGAGAGAATGGCGGTGTTGTTAACACCGAGCTCAAGGTTTATGGCACTAAGAATGTCCGTGTTGTTGATGCCTCCGTTCTGCCTTTCCAGCTCTGCGGACACTTGATGAGCACTCTCTATGCAGTGGCTGAGAAGGCTTCAGATCTGATCAAGGAGAGCCACACTGCTTAG
- a CDS encoding putative gamma-tubulin complex component GCP4 (COG:Z;~EggNog:ENOG410PKU6;~InterPro:IPR007259,IPR041470,IPR040457;~PFAM:PF04130,PF17681;~go_component: GO:0000922 - spindle pole [Evidence IEA];~go_component: GO:0005815 - microtubule organizing center [Evidence IEA];~go_function: GO:0043015 - gamma-tubulin binding [Evidence IEA];~go_process: GO:0000226 - microtubule cytoskeleton organization [Evidence IEA];~go_process: GO:0007020 - microtubule nucleation [Evidence IEA]) gives MLHEILLSLSGQQSSLFSFQTEEDSVAEESFPILSPPEKALLTSLARLSRLHARLRAHTALICSSHPSVICRAVSTAIRSHHLDAFQKKILEVEKAILVEDSGYVGGYGIVPLATVVGEFKPWTRRLEWLWGIGRFIQPTNKKDQSQSCTGAGLIDHLRGESQTGYVDIEEIALQLVSAAETAWMRQLSTWLLYGNLPILGKGDFFIQETDAGGAEGQDPGAQFAIHTRLIPQFVSPHTAASILFIGKTLNLIRAKRGPSSGHTSDALLTSPVTLHGEHIDHLAGLKSPISASKLSTAVDSIRTSLSQSTLSKLLPLPKILEILSLLHDFLLLRRGEFATALVSHADARLRERQRIPVTTATRNIVSNSVDGLAIKEGDIATTLTNTWAELYSLQNEEDPVDDELDLATELVRLSLKTKEDNQGLGLLSGEAGAELVAETSSVPFDDLLFPTSTSLSVQVRAPLDLFLSASDILIYSKVHSYLLGIRRAQIRLGNLWKHTPIRRSHPSPWGPPRSNSRFGQSRLRMGRQRENARTSQMRAIWATSSASLFVLSEIGSFFQGEVINGSWQHFCEWIEAGVSDSGSTPGSRPGTASSSKARNQGLATAMDEQSEEPGSEAAPPRRHDPEALTAAHRRYLFSLVQSLFLNDTPFTKALRGLLARIDHFIALVIRLESIQRNMDLETDEGVVDALVDYASEEREVWQALRAAREDTERGINGVVARLRDIDDSRAEEGRMMFEPTTSATGSWTLGHANGCSFVPRKAAGVDRLLMKLDFGTTMG, from the coding sequence ATGCTCCACgagatcctcctctccctctccggCCAGCAGTCGTCTCTCTTCAGCTTCCAAACCGAAGAAGATTCCGTCGCTGAAGAATCCTTTCCGATCCTCTCGCCCCCGGAAAAAGCACTCCTTACCTCCCTCGCCCGTCTGAGCCGCCTTCATGCTCGACTTCGCGCCCACACGGCTCTGATCTGCTCCTCACATCCGTCGGTCATATGTCGCGCTGTTTCCACCGCCATCCGTAGTCACCATCTCGATGcgttccagaagaagatccttgAGGTGGAGAAGGCCATCTTAGTCGAGGATAGTGGCTATGTTGGAGGTTACGGAATAGTCCCGCTCGCGACGGTTGTCGGTGAATTCAAACCCTGGACACGAAGATTGGAGTGGCTTTGGGGGATTGGGCGGTTTATCCAGCCGACAAACAAGAAGGACCAGTCTCAGAGCTGCACCGGTGCGGGTTTGATAGACCATCTTCGCGGGGAGTCGCAGACAGGATATGTCGACATCGAAGAGATCGCGCTGCAGCTGGTCAGCGCCGCAGAAACCGCGTGGATGAGGCAACTTTCTACATGGCTGCTCTATGGAAATCTCCCTATTCTGGGAAAAGGCGACTTTTTCATCCAAGAAACCGATGCAGGTGGGGCGGAAGGACAGGATCCGGGCGCTCAATTTGCAATTCATACCAGACTAATCCCTCAATTTGTTTCGCCGCATACCGCTGCCTCGATATTGTTCATAGGGAAGACCCTGAATCTTATCCGAGCCAAACGGGGTCCTTCCAGCGGACATACCTCCGACGCTCTTTTAACGTCACCAGTTACCCTACATGGAGAACACATTGATCACCTTGCTGGGTTGAAGTCACCTATATCTGCTTCAAAGTTGTCGACCGCTGTCGACTCAATTAGGACGTCGCTGTCACAGAGCACGCTTTCAAAATTATTACCGCTTCCCAAGATCCTGGAGATCCTTTCTCTTTTGCACGACTTTCTACTCCTACGACGTGGTGAATTTGCTACAGCATTAGTATCACATGCCGACGCGAGGTTACGAGAACGACAGCGGATACCAGTGACCACGGCCACTAGGAATATTGTGTCTAACAGCGTCGACGGCCTTGCTATCAAGGAAGGGGACATAGCGACCACGCTGACCAACACCTGGGCGGAACTTTACTCCTTGCAAAATGAAGAAGACCCTGTagatgatgagcttgacCTCGCTACGGAGCTTGTTCGGCTCTCACTCAAAACGAAAGAAGACAACcagggactgggactgtTATCAGGTGAAGCGGGGGCCGAACTGGTAGCAGAAACCTCCAGCGTCCCGTTTGACGACCTTCTCTTTCCTACGTCAACATCCCTTTCGGTGCAGGTGCGGGCACCCCTGGACCTCTTCCTATCGGCATCCGAcattttaatatattccaAAGTGCACTCGTATTTGCTAGGCATCAGACGTGCACAGATTCGGTTGGGAAACCTATGGAAGCACACCCCAATCCGACGAAGTCACCCATCGCCTTGGGGCCCGCCGCGGAGTAATAGTCGATTTGGACAGAGTAGACTCCGGATGGGCAGGCAACGCGAAAATGCTAGAACAAGCCAAATGCGGGCTATCTGGGCAACAAGCAGCGCATCTCTATTTGTGCTTTCAGAAATAGGAAGCTTTTTCCAGGGAGAAGTCATTAATGGGTCATGGCAGCACTTCTGTGAATGGATAGAAGCAGGGGTGTCTGATTCTGGTTCGACGCCCGGATCCCGACCCGGAACTGCAAGTTCATCAAAGGCGCGGAATCAAGGTCTTGCCACGGCCATGGATGAGCAAAGTGAAGAACCTGGATCGGAGGCGGCACCTCCTAGACGGCACGATCCAGAAGCCCTCACGGCTGCGCACCGCCGGTACCTTTTTTCATTGGTACAGTCGCTCTTCCTCAACGACACACCTTTTACGAAAGCTCTGCGGGGTCTACTTGCGAGGATCGACCACTTCATCGCCCTCGTGATTCGATTGGAGAGCATCCAGCGTAACATGGATCTCGAAACCGATGAGGGGGTGGTTGACGCATTGGTAGACTACGCAAGTGAGGAACGCGAAGTATGGCAAGCGCTCAGGGCAGCGCGAGAAGACACAGAGAGGGGGATTAACGGGGTCGTAGCACGATTGCGCGATATCGACGACAGCCGAGCAGAGGAGGGGCGAATGATGTTCGAGCCGACGACGAGCGCCACTGGGAGCTGGACACTTGGCCATGCAAATGGGTGCTCGTTTGTGCCGCGCAAAGCTGCGGGCGTCGACCGACTGCTGATGAAGCTAGACTTTGGGACCACGATGGGTTAA